GATGATAAACCGGGGAATGCGTCGGATTGGTTTAGGTTCGTTCATACTGAAAGATCTTTATTGAGTTCTAAGTCTTCGAAGTTACGATACTAACGGGCGTTTCGCGTGGCCCGTTGTTGGGTCATCCAGATGGCAATGGCTACATAAATTATACACACGAGTGTCGTGACGGTCAGGCAGACAATCATCGAAGGATTGCCGGGGGCACTCGGCAGCCCTGGTCCCGATGTCAGAATGCGGCGCAGGCCTGTGACGCCGTAGGTTAACGGGTTGGCTCGAATGATCCAGGAAAGCCAGCCGGAGTCTCCAGCGGGAAAAAAAGAGCCGGAAAGCAACCACATCGGCATCAAAAACACTGACATGATCGCATGAAAACCTTGCGTCGATTCCATCGGCCAGGCAATTAGATAGCCGAGGGCCGTCAGGCTGAAGCCGAGCAGAAACAGAAACAGGATCAGCGGTACCAGGCCGGCCAGCGTGATACCCGTTTCAAAGTCGGGCGCTAGTCCGACAATATTTAACAGGGGACCGAGAAAAATAAACAGGACAGCTTGTAAAACAGCAAGGATGGTTCCACCGAGCAGTTTTCCGAGCACGATTGAGGTACGGGGAACGGGTGAGACCAGAACCCCTTGCAGGAAACCTTCTTTCCGATCTTCGATGATCGAGATCGTCGAGAAGATTGCCGTGAACATTAAAATCATGACGGCCAC
This window of the Gimesia fumaroli genome carries:
- a CDS encoding ABC transporter permease, translating into MNHPASLPPAGTTKLFLLPILTLAQREVVRFVRQRTRVIGAMIQPILFWILFGAGLRGSFKAPAWATAGMTYQEYFFPGVAVMILMFTAIFSTISIIEDRKEGFLQGVLVSPVPRTSIVLGKLLGGTILAVLQAVLFIFLGPLLNIVGLAPDFETGITLAGLVPLILFLFLLGFSLTALGYLIAWPMESTQGFHAIMSVFLMPMWLLSGSFFPAGDSGWLSWIIRANPLTYGVTGLRRILTSGPGLPSAPGNPSMIVCLTVTTLVCIIYVAIAIWMTQQRATRNAR